A DNA window from uncultured Methanoregula sp. contains the following coding sequences:
- the hxlB gene encoding 6-phospho-3-hexuloisomerase, whose amino-acid sequence MENHRVQEMMLLMASKIRSIAHSLSYGDCENFIKELLKAKRIYVIGAGRSGLVAKAFAMRLMHLGLQAFVVGETITPALKEGDVMVIFSGSGKTKTVADIAETAREIGAHICLITSNADSRIGKISDCIVIIEHQRDAVSDDAAEFEIRQMMGEHKSFAPLGTLFETASMIFADAVISRMMEVTKTDESALKTRHTNIE is encoded by the coding sequence ATGGAGAATCACCGGGTACAGGAAATGATGCTCCTGATGGCATCGAAGATCCGATCGATAGCACATTCACTTTCGTACGGAGACTGCGAGAACTTCATCAAGGAACTCCTCAAAGCAAAACGGATTTACGTTATCGGCGCCGGCCGGTCGGGGCTCGTTGCAAAGGCCTTTGCCATGCGCCTCATGCACCTTGGTCTCCAGGCCTTTGTTGTCGGCGAGACAATAACCCCGGCACTGAAGGAAGGGGACGTGATGGTCATCTTTTCCGGCTCGGGGAAGACGAAGACCGTTGCCGATATTGCCGAGACTGCGAGAGAGATCGGGGCCCACATCTGCCTCATCACCTCGAATGCCGATTCGCGGATCGGCAAAATCTCGGACTGCATCGTCATCATCGAGCACCAGCGCGATGCAGTTTCCGACGATGCTGCCGAGTTCGAGATCCGGCAGATGATGGGCGAGCACAAATCCTTTGCACCCCTTGGAACCCTCTTCGAGACCGCCTCCATGATCTTTGCCGATGCCGTGATCTCACGGATGATGGAAGTGACGAAAACGGACGAGTCGGCTCTCAAAACCCGGCATACCAATATTGAATGA
- a CDS encoding pyridoxal phosphate-dependent aminotransferase, with protein sequence MAIQFSDRVLGIEISGIRKIFESAGPDSINLGLGQPDFDTPQHIKDAAIRAILEGKTGYTPNTGIPELREAVCRKFRSENSLDYTPDNIIVTAGASEALHIVMQALLREGDQVLCPDPGFVSYASLATMAGGRPVSVPLTKTLHLDVEAAKERMDGAKLLVINSPGNPTGAVESRESIRALVEYAGDKGVTVISDEVYEHFIYGKKHWSAGMFGDNVITINATSKTYAMTGWRLGYLAASPDIVGQCLKVHQYCQACATTISQYAAVAAYTGDQHMVGVMRDEYRARRDLICKGLAGLGFSFPVPEGAFYAFVPMKPEITQKIINAGVVVVPGTAFGENAPEYTRFSYANSRENLNRALDRIQQATGE encoded by the coding sequence ATGGCAATACAGTTCTCTGACCGGGTTCTCGGAATCGAGATCTCCGGTATCCGGAAGATCTTCGAATCCGCAGGCCCGGACTCGATCAATCTCGGACTCGGGCAGCCCGATTTCGACACACCGCAGCATATCAAGGATGCCGCGATCCGGGCAATCCTAGAAGGAAAGACCGGCTATACCCCCAATACCGGCATCCCTGAACTCCGCGAGGCTGTCTGCCGGAAGTTCAGATCGGAAAACAGCCTGGATTACACTCCCGATAACATCATCGTCACGGCCGGGGCAAGCGAGGCTCTCCATATCGTTATGCAGGCCCTTCTCCGCGAGGGCGACCAGGTGCTCTGCCCCGACCCGGGATTCGTCTCCTATGCATCCCTTGCAACCATGGCCGGGGGACGGCCTGTCAGTGTCCCGCTGACAAAAACCCTGCATCTCGACGTAGAGGCCGCAAAGGAGCGGATGGATGGGGCAAAACTTCTTGTCATCAACTCCCCGGGAAACCCGACCGGTGCCGTGGAGAGCAGGGAATCCATCCGGGCTCTCGTCGAGTATGCGGGAGATAAAGGTGTCACGGTGATCTCAGATGAAGTGTACGAGCATTTCATTTACGGGAAGAAACACTGGAGCGCCGGAATGTTCGGGGACAATGTCATCACCATCAATGCCACGAGCAAGACCTATGCCATGACCGGCTGGCGCCTCGGGTACCTTGCCGCGTCTCCCGATATTGTCGGCCAGTGCCTCAAAGTCCACCAGTATTGCCAGGCCTGTGCCACTACCATCTCCCAGTATGCGGCAGTTGCCGCATACACCGGCGACCAGCATATGGTCGGAGTCATGCGCGACGAGTACCGGGCACGCCGGGATCTCATCTGCAAAGGGCTTGCAGGTCTCGGTTTCTCATTCCCGGTTCCCGAAGGCGCCTTCTATGCGTTTGTCCCGATGAAACCGGAGATAACCCAGAAGATCATCAATGCCGGCGTTGTTGTGGTTCCGGGTACGGCGTTTGGTGAGAACGCACCGGAGTATACCCGGTTCAGCTATGCCAATTCCCGGGAAAACCTCAACCGTGCCCTTGATAGGATACAACAGGCAACAGGTGAATGA